From a single Rutidosis leptorrhynchoides isolate AG116_Rl617_1_P2 chromosome 5, CSIRO_AGI_Rlap_v1, whole genome shotgun sequence genomic region:
- the LOC139848903 gene encoding uncharacterized protein, producing MTRLRIARLRSIWGNHNFDFALSLARGFSGGIISLWDPSAFVRSAIWSDDHFVIVKVNGFYVFECWGVLFFGDWNAVRYEAERNDTVFCPLDASAFNHFIDSNALYEVPLGGLQFTWRNKSGTQFSKLDIFLITNNVLEGVADLKGEVMARGLSDHSPISLMQDKVDFGPTYFKVFDSWFERRDFDDVVKNAWADLSSVSNLNVVSKMRMLKQKLKAWIISSRSSEATRLKVISNQIQALDVTIDAGSASSDSVELRNCLFKEKVDISHFVSLDSLQKANIKWDFEGDENSKFFHRMLKLKHRQ from the exons ATGACTCGGCTTCGAATTGCTCGTTTACGTTCTATTTGGGGCAATCATAATTTTGATTTTGCGTTAAGTTTGGCTCGTGGTTTCTCAGGTGGTATTATCTCCTTATGGGATCCTAGTGCATTCGTTAGAAGTGCCATATGGAGCGATGATCATTTTGTCATTGTTAAGG TTAACGGATTTTATGTCTTCGAATGTTGGGGAGTACTTTTTTTCGGTGATTGGAACGCGGTTCGATATGAAGCGGAACGAAATGATACCGTTTTCTGTCCTTTAGATGCAAGTGCTTTTAATCATTTTATTGATTCAAATGCTCTCTATGAAGTTCCTCTAGGTGGTCTTCAATTCACTTGGAGAAATAAATCAGGTACTCAGTTTAGTAAACTTGACATATTTCTTATTACTAATAATGTTCTTGAAGGTGTAGCCGATCTAAAAGGTGAAGTCATGGCTCGCGGCTTATCCGATCATTCTCCCATTTCGTTAATGCAAGATAAAGTTGATTTTGGTCCGACTTATTTTAAAGTGTTTGATTCATGGTTCGAAAGGCGTGACTTTGATGATGTCGTTAAGAACGCATGGGCTGATTTATCATCTGTTTCGAATCTTAATGTTGTTTCTAAGATGAGGATGTTGAAACAAAAGTTAAAGGCATGGATTATTTCTTCTAGATCCTCCGAAGCTACTCGTCTTAAGGTTATTTCGAATCAAATTCAGGCCCTTGATGTTACCATTGATGCTGGTAGTGCTAGTTCTGATTCTGTGGAACTAAGGAATTGTCTGTTTAAAGAAAAAGTTGATATTTCCCATTTTGTTTCCCTCGATTCTCTCCAGAAAGCAAATATTAAATGGGATTTTGAGGGAGACGAAAACTCCAAGTTTTTTCATCGGATGCTAAAGTTAAAACATCGTCAATAA